One Etheostoma cragini isolate CJK2018 chromosome 18, CSU_Ecrag_1.0, whole genome shotgun sequence DNA window includes the following coding sequences:
- the LOC117961840 gene encoding rho GTPase-activating protein 11A-like, with the protein MKVTDHNVIQFHLQVIYGITVRISEKKKQRLFIGGTKIFGVPLEILPRQYIPVFGLVPCFLVDACSFLLERAGTVGLFRKPGSLPRIKTLRAKLNRGEGCLSTALSYDVATLIKQFCRELPEPLFPSELHAALLKAQSLSNLQDRTSALQLLSCLLPARNSSCLHYLFYFLSAVSQRCTENLMTSSNLAIVFAPCLLPPPNKAEMSEGRLELRVLVLRTFIEKPDLFGVIPGAVMDGMEFLMNFHLKDTKGGHRKRQGFEVIRSGKTLPWVQATSTVRPRSSEQSQEFTSEDRPSLRRSIGLATFPNVLLFRTCMPHAEHYFSPATTSLDSDSPVGKDACKTPQERLKRDLRLGLFPRFTRGQDAHSSPVLTGVGRLQLTPGRKRFSL; encoded by the exons ATGAAGGTTACAGACCATAACGTGATTCAGTTTCACCTTCAAGTTATTTATGGGATAACTGTGAGGATCTCTGAGAAGAAAAAGCAGAGATTGTTCATCGGTGGTACAAAGATCTTCGGCGTTCCTCTGGAGATTTTGCCCAGGCAATACATTCCTGTGTTTGGACTAGTACCCTG CTTTTTAGTGGATGCATGTTCATTTCTTCTGGAGCGTGCTGGGACTGTAGGCCTGTTCAGAAAACCAGGCTCTCTTCCTCGCATTAAGACCCTCAGG GCCAAGCTGAATAGAGGAGAGGGGTGTCTGTCCACAGCCCTCTCCTACGATGTTGCAACGCTCATCAAACAGTTTTGCAGGGAGCTGCCAGAGCCTTTGTTCCCCTCTGAGCTCCACGCAGCATTGCTGAAAGCCCAGTCGCTGTCCAACCTGCAGGACAGAACTTCAGCCCTTCAGCTGCTGTCCTGTTTGCTACCTGCCAGAAACTCCTCCTGTCTCCATTACCTGTTTTACTTCCTCTCTGCAGTCTCCCAGAG ATGCACCGAAAACTTGATGACCAGCTCCAACCTCGCTATAGTCTTCGCTCCGTGTCTTTTACCGCCTCCCAACAAGGCAGAGATGTCTGAAGGGAGACTCGAACTCAGAGTTCTCGTCCTACGCACGTTCATTGAAAAGCCTGACTTATTCG GTGTGATTCCTGGAGCTGTAATGGATGGTATGGAGTTTTTGATGAATTTCCATCTTAAAGATACAAAGGGAggacacagaaaaagacaaggtTTTGAAg TGATACGGTCTGGGAAGACATTGCCATGGGTTCAAGCAACGTCAACGGTCAGACCTCGGTCCTCTGAGCAGAGCCAAGAGTTCACCTCAGAAGACAGACCATCACTCAGGAGAAGCATCGGCCTCGCCACTTTCCCCAATGTCCTGCTGTTTAGGACCTGTATGCCTCATGCAG AACACTATTTCAGTCCTGCAACAACTTCATTGGACAGTGACAGCCCCGTTGGCAAAGATGCATGCAAGACCCCGCAAGAGAGACTAAAAAG aGATCTGCGTTTGGGTCTTTTCCCGAGGTTTACCAGAGGACAAGATGCACACAGCTCTCCTGTCCTCACTGGTGTCGGGAGACTCCAGCTCACACCTGGGAGGAAACGCTTTTCACTGTAG
- the LOC117961218 gene encoding neuroendocrine protein 7B2 isoform X1, with protein sequence MGSAVRLSLLGFLLCLHVGRAPARSPRTADQVSEADIQRLLHGVMEQLGIARPRVEYPAHQATNIVGPQSIQGGAHEGLQHLGPFGNIPNIVAELTGDNVPKDFSEDHGYPDPPNPCPLGKTAADGCLENAPDTAEFSREFQKHQHLFDPEHDYPALAKWNKEFLYQKLKGGPKRRKRSVNPYLMGQRLDNVVAKKSVPHFSEEEEEEAPSVSAASKSTT encoded by the exons ATGGGCTCGGCGGTCCGGTTATCGTTGCTCGGCTTCCTCCTGTGCCTGCATGTCGGCAGAGCTCCAGCCCGCAGCCCCCGCACGGCGGACCAGGTGTCTGAGGCCGACATCCAGCGGCTCCTGCACGGCGTCATGGAGCAGCTGGGCATCGCTCGGCCCAGGGTGGAGTACCCCGCACATCAGGCCACGAACATCGTCGGGCCTCAGAGCATACAGG GTGGTGCTCACGAGGGGCTGCAGCACCTCGGCCCCTTTGGCAACATCCCCAACATTGTGGCCGAGCTGACCGGTGACAACGTTCCCAAAGACTTCAGTGAAGACCATGGGTACCCAGACCCTCCGAACCCCTGTCCCCTGGGAAAGACCG CAGCCGACGGCTGTTTGGAAAACGCTCCGGACACCGCCGAGTTCAGCAGAGAGTTCCAAAAACACCAGCACCTGTTTGACCCCGAGCACGACTACCCGGCCCTGGCGAAGTGG AACAAGGAGTTTTTGTACCAAAAACTGAAGGGAGGAccgaaaagaagaaaaagg AGTGTCAATCCCTATCTAATGGGCCAGCGGCTGGACAATGTGGTCGCTAAAAAATCTGTTCCTCACTTctctgaggaagaggaggaagaggcacCGAGCGTCTCTGCtgccagcaagtccaccacctaA
- the LOC117961218 gene encoding neuroendocrine protein 7B2 isoform X2 has product MGSAVRLSLLGFLLCLHVGRAPARSPRTADQVSEADIQRLLHGVMEQLGIARPRVEYPAHQATNIVGPQSIQGGAHEGLQHLGPFGNIPNIVAELTGDNVPKDFSEDHGYPDPPNPCPLGKTADGCLENAPDTAEFSREFQKHQHLFDPEHDYPALAKWNKEFLYQKLKGGPKRRKRSVNPYLMGQRLDNVVAKKSVPHFSEEEEEEAPSVSAASKSTT; this is encoded by the exons ATGGGCTCGGCGGTCCGGTTATCGTTGCTCGGCTTCCTCCTGTGCCTGCATGTCGGCAGAGCTCCAGCCCGCAGCCCCCGCACGGCGGACCAGGTGTCTGAGGCCGACATCCAGCGGCTCCTGCACGGCGTCATGGAGCAGCTGGGCATCGCTCGGCCCAGGGTGGAGTACCCCGCACATCAGGCCACGAACATCGTCGGGCCTCAGAGCATACAGG GTGGTGCTCACGAGGGGCTGCAGCACCTCGGCCCCTTTGGCAACATCCCCAACATTGTGGCCGAGCTGACCGGTGACAACGTTCCCAAAGACTTCAGTGAAGACCATGGGTACCCAGACCCTCCGAACCCCTGTCCCCTGGGAAAGACCG CCGACGGCTGTTTGGAAAACGCTCCGGACACCGCCGAGTTCAGCAGAGAGTTCCAAAAACACCAGCACCTGTTTGACCCCGAGCACGACTACCCGGCCCTGGCGAAGTGG AACAAGGAGTTTTTGTACCAAAAACTGAAGGGAGGAccgaaaagaagaaaaagg AGTGTCAATCCCTATCTAATGGGCCAGCGGCTGGACAATGTGGTCGCTAAAAAATCTGTTCCTCACTTctctgaggaagaggaggaagaggcacCGAGCGTCTCTGCtgccagcaagtccaccacctaA
- the grem1a gene encoding gremlin-1a, whose amino-acid sequence MKTPAVLISVAVLALGLCPLLHRSTDAATFQGAYPHNYNPNESDRCQQPALSGLISRGMGSVTPTDEVLESSQEALHVTERRYLRLDWCKTQPLKQTIQEEGCLSRTILNRFCYGQCNSFYIPRHNYQDGDAFQSCSACKPKTFSTITYTLFCPGQIPSTRKKRIQRVKQCRCTTIDTD is encoded by the coding sequence ATGAAGACCCCAGCAGTGCTCATCTCTGTAGCAGTTTTGGCACTGGGGCTCTGCCCGCTTTTACATAGGAGCACAGATGCTGCCACCTTTCAAGGTGCGTACCCACACAATTACAACCCAAACGAATCGGATAGATGTCAACAACCCGCCCTCAGTGGACTAATTTCCCGCGGTATGGGGTCTGTAACCCCAACCGACGAAGTGCTGGAGTCCAGTCAGGAGGCGCTGCATGTCACGGAGCGTCGCTACCTGCGGCTGGACTGGTGCAAGACACAGCCGCTCAAGCAGACCATCCAAGAGGAGGGCTGCCTGAGCCGCACCATCCTCAACCGGTTTTGCTACGGACAATGCAACTCCTTCTACATCCCGAGGCACAATTACCAAGACGGAGACGCTTTTCAGTCCTGCTCGGCCTGCAAACCCAAAACCTTCAGCACAATCACTTACACCCTCTTCTGCCCGGGTCAGATCCCCAGCACCAGGAAGAAACGGATCCAGCGCGTAAAGCAGTGCCGCTGCACAACAATAGATACGGATTAG
- the fmn1 gene encoding formin isoform X2: protein MQEDKEQSQSFNVKENGNMTFDDAVENGRDSFSHVILPNEGEKLTSNSIGHITSREAGSDSDRIEEERNHVNLTEQPSVSVNAETGLEKQSSATNQDQNKMPDGHCDKDDSCSKEGCHLSENSLEKCALEDTLQPNTGWDCVAPVSLKQDDTEEDYQRGTIGCKKVHFREDVTSSSSLDVGFDPEESAKSQPKTKHVVITSPRTGLAVDETLEQTGVPSCFTDDSEEETVGAEEDSKEEKRDAFPDFSAQSHHPSSPKDTSNICITSAVGSPPPGATFTRATFTPGSPTDKPLPALFSGLRVLRKGVVGPEHDTLAQIKPSSQGARRELYPERQGDVKVQKSFLDQISNLLNTEKRGDEKEGREEMEAEGAQDENEIEEGQEDERKDLETKEDADSMKPSLSSAEAAFDAFKAFFTPKPLKKDPAEKVDLEAVRKKIRADKDVLRALFERSSRKTPEKKDSADGKSEASTSGEGEERTPGRLQAVWPPLKEEKVGLKYTEAEHQAALLQLKRECKEEVEKLQEEFGQELSRLRGENKDNVARLELTLAELQAELSQFGTRQRGECKDVAVSTGDDFLNKSFRTVCIQTDRETFVKTPEDGEGAGRAYTSPQQQKVTPKKLDLASISLSLAGQRDDAFSSPSYDPPSQTLPPPGTMQPTSEQPPAPSQTTNTDSLPPPPPPPCLSFPLNHMQPSNGPPPPPPPPPSMPGFIPPPPPPPSMPGLMPLPPPPPPVGGFSVEVPPRKPTVEPSRPMKPLYWTRIQIQDKNNKTLWNILEEPNIINASEFEELLAKTTTQTKRKPLSEAYQKKAKARKIIKLLDGKRSQAVGILISSLHLEMKDIQQAVLAVDHSVVDLETIEALYENRAQPEELERIKKHYETSEEEEVKLLDKPEQFLYELSQIPDFAGRARCIIFQSVFIDGIASIQHKLNTVSSVCKALLESNGVTEVMGLVLALGNYMNGGNRTRGQADGFGLEILPKLKDVKSKDNRISLVDYVVSYYLHNVDKHSGTENSIFPLPEPQDVFLAAQVKFDDLNRDLRQLGRDLTRCEKDVQKVFSDSPVNNLQPFKDKMEAFVLSARKEHAEASHLLMTIQKSFQDLVLYFGLKPKSGEKEVTPAYLLMLWFEFCADFKARWKKENKTISNERLKEAQLSVKRITAEKKVETRKINPNSLKERLRQKEANMSST from the exons ATGCAAGAAGACAAAGAGCAATCACAGAGTTTTAATGTAAAGGAAAATGGGAATATGACTTTTGATGATGCTGTAGAGAACGGTAGAGACTCTTTTTCACATGTTATTTTGCCTAATGAAGGGGAGAAGTTGACCTCTAACTCAATTGGACATATAACAAGTAGAGAAGCAGGAAGTGACTCAGACaggatagaggaggagaggaatCATGTCAACCTGACAGAGCAGCCAAGCGTGTCTGTGAACGCTGAAACTGGCTTGGAGAAACAGAGCTCTGCAACAAATCAAGACCAAAATAAGATGCCAGACGGGCACTGTGACAAAGATGACAGCTGCAGCAAAGAGGGTTGTCACTTATCGGAGAACTCACTGGAAAAATGTGCTTTGGAGGACACTCTGCAACCAAATACAGGTTGGGATTGTGTTGCACCAGTCAGTCTCAAGCAGGACGACACTGAAGAAGACTACCAGAGAGGAACGATAGGCTGTAAAAAGGTTCACTTCAGGGAAGACGTCACAAGTAGTTCCAGTTTGGATGTGGGTTTTGACCCCGAGGAATCTGCCAAAAGTCAACCTAAAACCAAACATGTGGTGATAACATCGCCTCGGACAGGACTTGCAGTTGACGAAACGCTGGAGCAAACCGGTGTCCCTTCCTGCTTTACAGATGACAGCGAAGAAGAGACGGTAGGTGCAGAAGAAGACagcaaagaagagaaaagagatgcATTTCCAGACTTCTCCGCCCAATCTCACCATCCCTCCAGCCCAAAGGACActtcaaatatttgtataacaTCTGCAGTTGGCAGCCCTCCACCCGGAGCCACTTTCACCAGAGCCACCTTCACCCCAGGCTCCCCCACCGACAAGCCGCTCCCGGCCCTCTTTAGCGGCCTCAGGGTCCTGAGGAAGGGGGTGGTTGGGCCCGAGCATGACACCCTGGCCCAGATCAAACCTTCATCTCAAGGAGCAAGGAGGGAACTCTATCCTGAGAGGCAAGGGGATGTTAAAGTTCAGAAGAGCTTCCTGGACCAGATCTCCAATTTACTGAACACGGAAAAGAGAGGAGAtgagaaagaggggagggaggaaaTGGAGGCTGAGGGAGCTCAGGATGAGAATGAGATTGAAGAAGGTCAAGAGGATGAGAGGAAAGACCTCGAAACCAAGGAAGATGCAGATTCCATGAAACCTTCACTGTCCAGTGCAGAGGCTGCATTCGATGCCTTCAAAGCTTTTTTCACCCCAAAGCCTTTGAAGAAGGACCCAGCAGAGAAGGTGGACCTGGAGGCCGTGAGGAAGAAGATAAGAGCAGATAAAGATGTGCTAAGAGCGCTTTTTGAGAGATCCTCCAGAAAGACACCAGAGAAGAAAGACTCAGCTGATGGCAAA TCAGAAGCATCCACctcaggagagggagaggaaagaacTCCTGGTCGTCTTCAAGCCGTCTGGCCACCACTTAAAGAGGAAAAGGTTGGGCTCAAGTACACAGAAGCAG AGCACCAGGCTGCTCTCCTGCAACTGAAGAGAGAATGTAAAGAGGAGGTGGAAAAGTTACAG GAGGAGTTTGGTCAGGAACTCTCCAGACTGAGGGGGGAGAACAAAGACAATGTCGCCCGTCTGGAGCTCACTCTGGCCGAGCTGCAGGCTGAACTCTCTCAGTTTGGGACCCGCCAACGTGGGGAATGCAAAGATGTCGCTGTATCAACGGGAGACGACTTTTTAAACAAATCGTTCCGGACAGTCTGCATCCAGACCGACCGGGAGACATTTGTAAAGACTCCTGAAGATGGAGAAGGTGCGGGGAGAGCCTACACGAGCCCTCAGCAGCAGAAGGTGACCCCCAAAAAGCTGGACCTGGCTTCTATCAGCCTCAGCCTGGCTGGGCAAAGAGACGATGCTTTTTCATCCCCATCTTATGACCCTCCATCCCAAACTCTTCCTCCACCTGGAACCATGCAGCCTACATCAGAACAACCACCCGCACCATCTCAGACCACCAACACAGACAgtctgcctcctcctcccccaccgCCTTGTTTGTCTTTCCCCCTAAACCACATGCAGCCGTCAAATGGCCCTCCACcgccacctcctccacctccatccATGCCTGGCTTTatacctcctccacctcctcctccgtcCATGCCAGGCCTTATGCCCCTtccacctcctccccctccagtTGGGGGTTTCAGTGTTGAAGTACCTCCCAGGAAACCGACAGTGGAGCCTTCCCGACCCATGAAGCCTCTTTACTGGACCAGAATCCAGATCCAGGACAAGAA TAACAAGACACTGTGGAACATTTTAGAGGAACCAAATATCATAAATGCCAGCGAGTTTGAGGAGCTTTTGGCCAAAACCACCACACAGACCAAGAGGAAGCCGCTGTCAGAGGCTTACCAGAAGAAAGCCAAAGCCAGGAAG atcaTTAAGCTGTTGGACGGGAAGCGCTCTCAAGCCGTGGGCATCCTAATATCTAGCCTCCACCTGGAGATGAAAGACATACAACAAG CTGTCCTGGCAGTGGATCACTCTGTGGTGGACCTGGAGACGATTGAAGCGCTGTATGAAAAT AGAGCGCAGCCAGAGGAACTGGAGAGAATTAAGAAACACTACGAGACgtcagaggaagaagaagttaAACTGCTAGACAAACCTGAACA GTTCCTGTATGAGCTGTCTCAGATCCCAGACTTTGCAGGCAGAGCTCGCTGCATCATCTTCCAGTCGGTTTTCATCGATGGGATCGCGTCCATCCAACACAAGCTCAACACAGTTTCATCCGTCTGTAAA GCTCTGCTGGAGAGCAATGGAGTGACAGAGGTGATGGGACTGGTGTTGGCTCTGGGGAACTACATGAACGGGGGCAACAGGACCAGAGGTCAGGCCGATGGCTTTGGCTTGGAGATTCTACCCAAACTGAAGGATGTCAAGAGCAAG gaCAATCGTATCAGCCTGGTGGACTACGTGGTGTCGTACTACCTGCACAATGTGGATAag CACTCTGGCacagaaaacagcattttcCCACTTCCTGAACCTCAGGACGTCTTCCTGGCTGCACAGGTCAAGTTTGATGACCTCAACAGAGACCTGAGGCAGCTCGGACGAGATCTGACAA GATGCGAAAAAGATGTACAAAAGGTTTTCTCTGATTCTCCTGTAAACAACCTGCAGCCGTTTAAGGACAAGATGGAGGCTTTTGTTCTCAGCG CAAGAAAAGAACACGCAGAAGCTTCCCATCTGTTGATGACCATACAAAAAAG TTTTCAGGACTTGGTTCTGTACTTTGGACTAAAGCCCAAATCAGGAGAGAAGGAGGTGACCCCCGCTTATCTCTTGATGCTCTGGTTTGAGTTTTGTGCCGACTTCAAGGCCAGGTGGAAGAAGGAGAACAAGACCATCTCTAACGAGAG ATTAAAAGAGGCTCAGCTGTCAGTGAAGAGAATCACAGCAGAGAAGAAGGTGGAAACCAGAAAGATTAACCCCAACAGCCTG aaagagagactgcGCCAGAAAGAAGCCAACATGTCTTCAACATAG